One Ovis aries strain OAR_USU_Benz2616 breed Rambouillet chromosome 24, ARS-UI_Ramb_v3.0, whole genome shotgun sequence genomic window, GCTACCTGTTTCTTCTGGACGTGGTCCCAGTGGATGCGGCTCGCTACCGCTGGCAGGGCCGGCGCTGGGAGCCCAGCGGCAAGGCAGAGCCCCGCCTGCCTGACCGTGTTTACATTCACCCGGACTCCCCTGCCACTGGAGCCCACTGGATGCGGCAGCCTGTGTCTTTCCACCGTGTCAAGCTCACCAACAGCACACTGGACCCCCATGGCCACGTGAGGCCCAGGCTGGGACCCCCTGATGAGGGTTGGGGTGGGACCAGGGTAGGGAGTCAcacctctttcttccctctcagCTGATCTTGCACTCCATGCATAAGTATCAGCCCCGCATACACTTGGTGCGGGCTGCCCAGCTCTGCAGCCAACACTGGGGGGGCGTTGCCTCCTTCCGCTTCCCAGAGACCACGTTCATCTCCGTGACAGCCTACCAGAACCCACGGGTGAGTGACCCTGCTGGAGCGGGTGGCATCACCCTGCCCTGGCTGCAGGAGTCTTGACTCTGGGTGTGTGGCGCCCCCCGACCCTGCCCCCAGATCACGCAACTGAAGATTGCAGCCAATCCCTTTGCCAAGGGCTTCCGGGAGAACGGCCGAAACTGTAAGAGGTGGgcatcattcactcattcagtcgTTGTCATCAAATGTTTACTGACTGTGTGCCGGGCACTGTGCCGGACTCCTGGAACCCAATGTAAGTAAACACATGTTGTCACTCACTGCTGTGACAAATACTTATTTAGCACCTGCTTATGTGCCGGGCACAGTTCTAGGCAGTGAAGGTGCAGAACAAACCAAAGCCCCTGCCCTCGTGGAACTGACTCAAGTGGGCAGAGCAGACAAGTAAACAAGAGAAGTAAATACGTTAGGGATATGTGGGATAAGTTCtatagagaaaagaaagcaaaaagatcaGGACTGGAGAGATGAGTCCTGGAAAGGCCTCACTAAGAGGACATTTGAGAAGACTCGGAGGAAGTATGGAAGGGAACCATGTGAGTATCTGGGAACATGCCAGGGGCCTGGGGTAGGAGCATGCTACAGTATGGCTGGTGTGGAGTGAGAGGTAATAGGAGCCAGATTATGGTGGGCTGTAAAGTTTTGGTTAGGACATTAGCTTCTTctaactaaccctaacccctCAGAGCTGGCCCTTGCCCTCAAGACACTTAGAATCAGGCAGAAGAGAGAGATATTAACTTAAGGATCACCCTGATGAATATGATAAATGTAACAGTATCGCTCTTGACAAGTTATCAGGGTAGCCCagtggaaagaacctgcctgccaatgcagatgtgaatttgatccctggatcaggaagatcccctggagaaggacatggcaacacacttcagtattcttgcccgggcaatcccatggacagaggagcctggcgggctacaatccatggggtcacaagagagtccaatacaacttagcaactaagcaactacTGTTTTCCAGTCATTTAATTCTCTGTCCTTCTAttcctttttctgtaaaatgggtataataatggCACCTACCTGATAGGGTCCCTGGGTGAAGTGCCTGGCACCTGGTAAGTGCCAttattaccatcatcatcaccattatcatcatcaccatcatcatcactgtcCCCCAGGGAGCGAGACGCCCGTGTGAAGAGGAAACTGCGGGGCCCAGAGCCGGCAGCCACAGCAGGCTATGGGAGTGGAGGTGAGTGTCATTCCAGAGGTGATGGGACCAGGCCTGAGATGCCGATCCTCCTTAACCCGCTCTGGCCCTTCTGTCTCCCCAGATGCTCCAGGTGGTCCCTGTGATTCCACACTGGGTGGGGATGTTCGGGAGTCAGATCCAGAGCAGGCCCCAGTGCCTGGGGAAGctgcccctgccccagctccTCCCTGCAGTGGCCCCAGTGCTGAGGCCTACCTGCTGCACCCTGCCGCTTTCCACGGGGCCCCCAGTCACCTTCCAATCAGGTGAGTGGGTCAGCGGCACAGGGCTGGGCTGTTCCAGGCTGAGACGAGGGGGTGGTCCCCTCTCCCCTGTCCTGATACCTCTCCGCTCTTCGGGAATCCCAGCTTCCCGGAGGCTCCAGACTCTGGGCGCCCAGCCCCCTACTCAGCCGCCTTCCTGGAGCTGCAGCCCGGGCCAGCAGGCTCAGGATACCCAGCAGCAGCACCCTCAGCATCCTTTGCCTCGCACTTCCTCCAAGGGGGCCCCTTCCCACTGCCCTACCCTGGGCCTGGAGCTTACCTGGATGTGGGCTCCAAACCAATGTACTGAGCCTTTGCTaagccccctgcctccctccccatcttccaGTTCCCTTCCCCCAGGCCTGTTGCCCCCTCACTTCCActaccccctcccccacaccaaaTGGCTGCCTtgggcctcccccaccccacttcaCACTTTGATTTCACTCCCACCCCCTCTGGCTTCAAAGCTCTGGCTAAGCCGCTGGGAGTCCAGCTGGGGCCAGCTTCCCCTTCCAGGCTCTCACCTCGGTGTGAATGGAGGGGCTCTGCCTGGCCAAATGGGGCCTGGGACCAgcactcccacccccagcctcacccTTGGGCTCTACAAGTCCTACCCCCTCCCCAGGGCGAGCCACACGGGTCTGTTCTCAGGTCCAGAGTATTTTTGTTAATAAAACTCGAAAGACGTCAGTGCTCTGGAAACACTATGGTCTTTGGCCCTGAGTGGGGCTGGTTGAGCAGAGGTTTTGTGAGGAGACGCAGGCCCCAATCAAGACTTGTCATTTCCAGCTGCTTGACCTTGTGAATCTAACTAAGTCAATGCTCAGGGTCTGCTTCCTCTTCAGGAAGATGGAGGAATCTGTCTTGACATGACATTCTGAGAATTAAACAGGGCTGCCCGAGAACCCAGCCCTCTCCCTGGCACTCAGGAAACCCCCAGCAGTGATCACTGTCACTGGATGGGGACCAGGAGGCTCTGGGCAAGCTAACCGGCCTGAGCCTCACCTTGCTGGCAGGATTAGGGTTCTGGGGCATCAAAGTCCTGATATAAATCCCAGGTCCAAGGCCGGTACCACTGCTCATACCCAGTCAACACCAACCGAAagaccatttttcttcttttattagaatttttttcttttttttttgttttctcaaaatttttatctaaaaacaaaccaaaaaaaaaaaaagaaggaaaaaaagaaaaccaaaattattGGAAACTTCATGGTTCAAGTGGGGAGACGGGAGGAGGAGCATGGAACTGAGGCTCCCAGCCTCTCCAGAAAAGTCCTCACCCTCGAAGTGCCCTCTGTTGCAGGGAGAGCAAAGCCGGGGACAGCCCCCCCCATGCCCAGCCTCCGTCTGAAGAGGGCAGAGTCACAGTGGTCCGGGGGCCGGAGGGGGGCAGGGCCGAAGGGGTCACAGGAAGTAGTCGGCCACAGGCTTTTTGGAGGGGATGCCCCGTGTCTCTTGGGGAGCGGCCTCGAAGATGATGAAATCTTTCTGGAGATGCTCATCCAGCTCCAAGATGGCTGCCACATTCCCACAGCTGGAAGTCGGGGGGAAGGCGGGGGCAGCAGTGTTAACAGCGTGGCTCAGCCTGGATCCCTACCTCAACCTCCCCAGCCCAGGCAGCTCACCGGTAGCAGTAGTTGGGTGCCGACCACACAGTGAGTACAGTCTCGTTGAAGTGCCACTTGTAACCTTCCATCACCAGTTGGTGGGCACGGCAGATCATGTCAATGTCATTAGCTGCGTTGAACTGGGCCACCACATCACTGCCAAACAGGTAGCCAGCCCCACGGGGGCTCACACCCCAGCCTGTTGTGTCTGAGGCAAGCGAGGGACAGGATGGTGAGAGCGCGTCCTCAGGGCTGCCCGCTGCCCTCCGCAGAAtagcctgcctccctccccagtgAGGCCTGTGCGGCAAGAGCACAGGGCCCAGAGGTATTCTGAGGGAGCCTCGGGATAGGACAGCAAATGCTGAAGCGGATACGCTCCAAAGAAGAATGAATTTCCTGATGGTTGGAGCCGCCTGATTATCAGAGCAACCATCTAATTTACTGTCCAAACAGGTACATGCAAGAGTGAAAGGAGGTGCTGACAGTAAGCACCTGGGACAGCACCCGTGACTCAGGGCAGCCCAgctggcagggagggagggacagggcAGAGGGAGCGGAGGTTGGTGTCACAGCACAAGAGGCCCAGACTGGTACTGGGAGGTTTAATTCTCATCTGGGCGATGCTCCATACTAGCTAACACCCACAACATGAGGGCGCCTTGTGTGTAcgtgctaagtgacttcagttatgtctgactttgtgaccctatggactgtagcccaccaggctcctgtccttgggattctccaggcaagaatactggagtgggttgccatgccctcctcctggggatc contains:
- the TBX6 gene encoding T-box transcription factor TBX6 — its product is MYHPRELYPSLGTGYRLGPPQPGADSSFPPALAEGYRYPDLDTPKLDCFLSGIEAAPRTLAAPPPLPPLPPSLGTEPPPASAPEGLHSLPGVSLSLENQELWKEFNSVGTEMIITKAGRRMFPACRVSVTGLDPEARYLFLLDVVPVDAARYRWQGRRWEPSGKAEPRLPDRVYIHPDSPATGAHWMRQPVSFHRVKLTNSTLDPHGHLILHSMHKYQPRIHLVRAAQLCSQHWGGVASFRFPETTFISVTAYQNPRITQLKIAANPFAKGFRENGRNCKRERDARVKRKLRGPEPAATAGYGSGDAPGGPCDSTLGGDVRESDPEQAPVPGEAAPAPAPPCSGPSAEAYLLHPAAFHGAPSHLPISFPEAPDSGRPAPYSAAFLELQPGPAGSGYPAAAPSASFASHFLQGGPFPLPYPGPGAYLDVGSKPMY